From the genome of Thermogutta terrifontis, one region includes:
- the topA gene encoding type I DNA topoisomerase — protein sequence MAKKKASRAEKSDSPQTRAARGKGEKIKLVIVESPTKARTISRFLGSPYAIEASLGHIRDLPERATECPPEYRSKPWAYLGVDVENGFQPIYIVPKDKVKQVQKLKKALQSAEELLLATDEDREGEAISWHLCEVLQPQVPVQRLVFHEITREAILQALRSPRQIDENLVRAQEARRILDRLFGYDVSPLLWKKIRPGLSAGRVQSVAVRLIVDRERQRMAFRSATYWDLAADCLSPQGAHFSAQLVSVNGRGIPSGKDFDPQTGQLKNPELLLLDQAAAEELAARLQGKSARVILAEEKPYTSRPSPPFTTSTLQQEANRKFGFTARYTMQLAQRLYENGYITYMRTDSTHLADEAVESARQLIESQYGPEYLPERPRVYQTTVKNAQEAHEAIRPAGHPFASPESLKDVLSRDELRLYDLIWKRTVACQMADARGRRMTVRVEAEGAVFQATGRTIDFPGFLRAYVEGADDPDAELADRETLLPPLRVGDAVLLETVEPKSHVTQPPARYTEATLTRALEELGIGRPSTYATIIDTILERKYVIKKNNALVPTWVAFAVCQLLEQHFPELVDYSFTAQMEDELDAISRGELHWVDYLKRFYYGDGHPGLKRLLEAKIAEIDAREINRIRIGRPSDVGEDQPEIYVRIGRYGPMLEWGDKRVRLPENIAPDELTPDVAKTFFEKAEKEGEPIGVCPETGKPIYLRTGRFGTYLQRGNGENGEATERVSLPPGVRPESLTPEKALELFRFPRNLGSHPETGEPVEVHLGIYGPYIKCGEATRSLPDGKSPTEITLEEALQLLAEPKSRRRRIAQLRELGTSPVTGQPVRVMSGRYGPYVTDGQTNATLPKDVSPDDVTLEEALQWLAEKAQREAVSGKKKVVRRRTKKAG from the coding sequence ATGGCGAAGAAGAAGGCAAGTCGAGCAGAAAAGAGCGATTCCCCGCAGACGCGAGCGGCTCGCGGCAAGGGCGAAAAGATCAAACTGGTCATTGTGGAATCGCCCACCAAGGCCCGCACGATCAGCCGCTTTCTGGGCTCGCCGTACGCCATTGAGGCCAGCCTGGGCCACATTCGGGATTTGCCGGAGCGTGCCACCGAGTGCCCGCCTGAGTACCGTTCCAAGCCCTGGGCGTATCTCGGGGTGGATGTGGAAAACGGCTTTCAGCCCATCTACATAGTCCCCAAGGATAAGGTCAAGCAGGTCCAGAAACTTAAAAAGGCTCTTCAGTCGGCGGAGGAATTGCTTCTGGCAACTGACGAAGACCGGGAGGGCGAGGCTATCAGCTGGCATTTGTGCGAAGTCCTCCAGCCTCAGGTGCCCGTCCAGCGGCTGGTATTCCATGAGATCACGCGGGAGGCGATTCTTCAGGCCCTGCGGTCGCCTCGTCAAATCGATGAGAATCTGGTGCGGGCGCAGGAAGCCCGGCGGATCCTGGATCGCCTGTTTGGATACGACGTGTCCCCGCTCCTCTGGAAGAAGATTCGGCCGGGTCTTTCCGCAGGCCGGGTACAGAGCGTGGCCGTGCGACTCATCGTGGATCGGGAACGCCAGCGCATGGCCTTCCGCAGCGCAACCTACTGGGACCTGGCAGCGGATTGCCTTTCTCCGCAGGGGGCTCACTTCTCGGCCCAACTGGTGAGCGTGAATGGGCGGGGGATTCCCTCGGGTAAGGATTTCGACCCTCAAACCGGCCAGTTGAAGAATCCGGAGTTGCTCCTGCTGGACCAGGCAGCAGCGGAGGAACTGGCGGCACGGCTGCAGGGTAAATCGGCCCGGGTGATTCTCGCGGAGGAAAAGCCCTACACCTCACGGCCGTCGCCTCCCTTCACCACCAGTACCCTCCAGCAAGAGGCCAACCGCAAATTTGGCTTCACCGCCCGTTACACGATGCAACTGGCCCAGCGGCTCTACGAAAATGGGTACATCACCTACATGAGAACGGACTCCACCCACCTGGCCGATGAAGCCGTCGAGTCGGCCAGACAATTGATCGAGTCGCAATATGGACCGGAGTATTTGCCCGAACGGCCCAGAGTCTATCAGACAACCGTCAAAAACGCGCAGGAAGCCCATGAGGCGATTCGGCCCGCGGGACATCCCTTTGCTTCGCCGGAGTCGCTCAAGGACGTCCTTTCTCGGGACGAACTGCGGCTGTATGACCTCATTTGGAAGCGCACGGTGGCCTGTCAGATGGCTGATGCTCGAGGGCGTCGCATGACCGTGCGGGTCGAAGCAGAGGGGGCGGTCTTCCAGGCGACCGGCCGAACCATCGACTTTCCCGGATTCCTGCGTGCCTACGTCGAGGGGGCGGACGATCCGGACGCTGAACTTGCCGACCGTGAGACGTTATTGCCACCGCTTCGGGTGGGGGATGCCGTTCTCCTGGAGACGGTGGAGCCGAAAAGCCATGTGACCCAGCCTCCGGCGCGGTACACCGAAGCAACGTTAACCCGCGCGCTGGAGGAATTGGGTATCGGTCGGCCCAGCACATATGCCACCATCATCGATACGATTCTCGAGCGAAAATACGTCATCAAGAAAAACAACGCGCTGGTTCCCACCTGGGTGGCCTTCGCGGTCTGTCAGCTTCTCGAGCAGCATTTTCCCGAGCTGGTGGATTACTCATTCACCGCCCAGATGGAGGATGAGCTGGACGCCATCAGCCGGGGGGAACTCCACTGGGTGGATTACTTGAAGCGGTTTTATTACGGGGATGGGCATCCCGGCCTTAAGCGGCTGCTGGAGGCCAAGATTGCCGAAATCGACGCGAGGGAGATCAACCGGATACGGATCGGGCGGCCGTCGGACGTGGGTGAGGACCAGCCCGAAATCTACGTGCGAATCGGACGATATGGTCCCATGCTCGAATGGGGCGACAAGCGAGTCCGGCTTCCGGAGAATATCGCCCCTGATGAGTTAACCCCGGATGTCGCCAAAACATTCTTCGAAAAGGCTGAAAAGGAGGGAGAGCCGATTGGAGTTTGCCCTGAGACGGGCAAGCCCATCTACCTTCGCACCGGGCGGTTCGGGACTTATCTCCAGCGGGGAAATGGGGAAAACGGCGAGGCCACCGAGCGGGTCTCTCTACCGCCGGGCGTCCGTCCCGAAAGTCTCACGCCGGAAAAAGCTCTGGAACTGTTCCGCTTCCCGAGGAACCTCGGCTCTCATCCCGAGACAGGAGAACCGGTTGAAGTGCACCTGGGAATCTATGGGCCGTATATCAAATGCGGTGAGGCCACCCGATCCCTTCCCGATGGCAAATCTCCCACCGAAATCACGCTGGAAGAGGCTCTTCAATTACTCGCAGAGCCCAAATCCCGGCGCCGGCGGATCGCCCAGCTCCGCGAACTTGGAACGTCGCCTGTGACAGGGCAACCGGTGCGGGTGATGAGCGGCCGCTACGGTCCCTACGTGACGGACGGCCAAACAAACGCCACTCTTCCCAAGGACGTGTCACCGGATGATGTCACTCTGGAAGAGGCACTCCAGTGGCTGGCCGAAAAGGCCCAAAGGGAAGCCGTTTCCGGAAAAAAGAAAGTCGTTCGGCGAAGAACGAAAAAGGCGGGCTGA
- a CDS encoding chemotaxis protein CheD, with the protein MHSLANPGTIPVKGQAINVGMGQIATGDRATQFTSVLGSCVAVVLWHPRLSLAAIAHVVLPKSHGQNGQPGKFADTAIPYMLEQLARMGCPKPGLVAKIAGGANMFRVGGPLQIGDDNVATIREILKMAGIPITAEDVGGTHGRKITFTCSTGEMLIEIAGEKAKVI; encoded by the coding sequence ATGCACAGTCTGGCAAATCCTGGAACAATTCCCGTCAAAGGACAGGCGATCAACGTCGGGATGGGCCAGATCGCCACAGGTGATCGTGCCACCCAGTTCACATCGGTTCTCGGATCGTGTGTGGCGGTTGTCCTGTGGCATCCCCGGCTGAGCCTGGCGGCCATTGCCCATGTGGTGCTTCCTAAATCACATGGGCAGAACGGTCAGCCGGGAAAATTTGCCGATACGGCGATTCCCTACATGCTGGAGCAACTCGCCAGAATGGGCTGCCCCAAACCGGGACTTGTGGCGAAAATTGCAGGCGGCGCGAACATGTTCCGCGTGGGTGGCCCCCTGCAAATTGGAGACGATAATGTTGCGACTATCCGGGAGATTTTGAAGATGGCGGGCATCCCCATTACCGCCGAAGATGTGGGAGGAACTCACGGAAGAAAAATCACCTTCACCTGCAGCACCGGCGAAATGCTCATCGAGATTGCCGGTGAGAAGGCGAAGGTGATCTGA
- the miaA gene encoding tRNA (adenosine(37)-N6)-dimethylallyltransferase MiaA: MPYEKRVDIQDALFLVGPTASGKTAVGICLAEELRAEIVSLDSMAVYKGMDIGTAKPTAAERSRVRHHLIDMVEPWEDYSLARYLDDVQRALTDIRSRQQRALFVGGTPLYLKALLRGMFEGPGADWEFREQLRAWANAHGPESLHARLISVDPDAARKIHPHDLRRIIRALEVYEKTGQPLSHWQRQFDHPSEVAKGRVLVLDWPRDSLYERINRRVNQMFAEGLVEEVKSLLGRGRPFSHTARQALGYREVLEYLEGKHSYEETVELVKTRTRQFAKRQLTWFRHLEECRFVPVSEPFRPEEVAKRILREYWSAFSPE, translated from the coding sequence ATGCCTTACGAAAAGCGCGTGGATATTCAGGACGCGTTGTTTCTGGTCGGTCCGACCGCCTCGGGTAAAACCGCGGTGGGGATTTGCCTGGCCGAGGAGCTTCGCGCGGAGATCGTCTCCCTCGATTCGATGGCCGTGTACAAAGGGATGGATATTGGAACGGCCAAACCCACGGCAGCAGAACGCAGCCGCGTCCGTCATCACCTGATCGACATGGTCGAGCCCTGGGAGGACTACAGCCTTGCCCGGTACCTGGACGATGTTCAACGGGCTCTCACCGACATCCGGTCCCGGCAACAGAGAGCCCTGTTTGTTGGGGGAACGCCTTTGTATTTAAAGGCCTTGCTGCGGGGCATGTTTGAAGGGCCGGGCGCGGATTGGGAATTCCGCGAACAATTGCGGGCCTGGGCCAACGCCCACGGGCCGGAGTCGCTCCACGCGAGGCTGATCTCCGTGGATCCAGACGCTGCCCGCAAAATCCACCCCCACGACCTGCGGCGGATCATTCGGGCGTTGGAGGTTTACGAAAAGACCGGCCAGCCGCTCAGTCACTGGCAACGGCAGTTTGATCATCCGTCAGAAGTGGCAAAAGGCCGTGTGCTCGTCCTCGATTGGCCCCGGGACTCGCTTTATGAGCGGATCAACCGGCGGGTGAACCAGATGTTTGCTGAAGGTCTCGTGGAGGAGGTGAAAAGCCTCCTGGGCAGGGGCCGGCCGTTCAGCCATACCGCCCGACAAGCCCTGGGCTATCGGGAAGTTCTGGAGTATCTTGAGGGCAAACACTCTTACGAGGAGACCGTGGAGCTGGTCAAAACCCGCACGCGTCAATTTGCCAAGCGCCAGCTCACGTGGTTTCGGCACCTTGAAGAGTGTCGCTTTGTGCCGGTGAGCGAACCTTTTCGACCTGAAGAGGTGGCAAAGCGGATCCTCCGCGAATACTGGTCGGCTTTCTCGCCGGAGTAA
- a CDS encoding chemotaxis protein CheA: MDAYLSDDMFQEMLGDFLDEATQLLDRLNENLLTLDEWLRQRPPSDATTFDVETLNEMFRAAHSLKGLSAMLNLTNINQLTHKLENLFDAARKNELRLDHDVVDLMFRAADRLRAMVEALKDPTPEPIEAADVVEAMIRVLEGERASASSLSRHVEQVLDHAVQGVQQVLTEEGSPPQERPLSLAVPKEFLDRAIAEFQQVTDEADLNSKYLALFIDELEQGLDSLSETLVAVEGGGTREELENILCTAHRIKGAAASVGFHRASKLAHLMEDVLQMLLDQGKSLTSELNDWLLRATDSLREFLEQLRQGTAPTVDFTPAAAALLAYQQVVAQGVNRAEQVSRHSPENNEVARSGQPQPEENASNQWPPAQLLEKAREFDRAVIVGRVELQPGLQLSGLKGQLLHEKLCHIGEVLEYIPPVDELEDRETLPAVEFIVATERSLEEVTQVLRVGGVRGIKLHPLTPERVVSPGNAAVGNSKSDGVVRGGAAQAAVKGNTGLPISSTHPDDQGNTKAKTAESAKSVETLRVDIERLDQLMNLAGQLVITRARLTELSEKLKQRFHGNRAVQILRGVKDSLERLAAWSDVDGPSRNSAGLSRLSWNRLEKELDLLSQELEAVAEARVAVNQLMEAVHQLDRVTDGIQRAVMETRMVPIGPLFNRFKRVVRDVTRLNGKHIQLVINGEKTELDKRMIDELGDPLIHLVRNAADHGIEPPEVRAKLGKPPVGTITLNAFHRGNSIVIEVSDDGKGLDADRILKKALDRNLISPAQAEKMSREEIYQLIFLPGLSTAEKVTEVSGRGMGMDIVKAKIEELSGAIELASEPGVGTKVTIKLPLTLAILPSLLVRIDGDVFAMPIEAVREIVAARRDNLTTVHGMKTARIRDRVISVIELGEVFASHCYGSCFGDGSREETTLVVLGDEEHEVGLVVDEVLGEEDVVIKSIAENYRNIPGIAGASILGNGRVSLILDVAALLGMIGRRSAAYS; this comes from the coding sequence ATGGATGCTTACCTGAGCGATGACATGTTTCAGGAAATGCTGGGGGATTTCCTGGATGAAGCCACTCAGCTTCTGGATCGCCTCAATGAGAACTTGTTGACGCTCGACGAGTGGTTGCGGCAGCGGCCACCCAGCGACGCCACCACGTTTGACGTGGAAACTCTGAATGAAATGTTTCGCGCCGCCCACAGCCTGAAAGGGCTGTCGGCGATGCTTAATCTCACCAATATCAATCAATTGACACACAAGCTGGAGAATCTGTTCGATGCGGCACGGAAAAATGAGCTGCGGCTTGATCACGACGTGGTGGACTTGATGTTTCGGGCCGCCGACCGCTTGCGGGCAATGGTGGAAGCCCTCAAGGATCCGACGCCTGAACCGATTGAGGCGGCCGATGTCGTTGAGGCGATGATACGCGTTCTGGAGGGAGAACGAGCCAGCGCGTCATCCCTGTCCAGGCATGTGGAACAGGTTCTCGATCACGCCGTGCAGGGAGTGCAACAGGTTCTCACCGAGGAGGGATCGCCACCACAGGAAAGGCCTCTCTCGTTGGCCGTGCCAAAAGAGTTTCTGGACCGCGCTATCGCGGAATTCCAGCAGGTGACCGATGAGGCCGATCTTAACTCGAAATATCTGGCCCTTTTCATTGACGAGTTGGAGCAGGGCCTCGACTCGTTGAGCGAGACGCTGGTGGCCGTGGAAGGTGGGGGCACCCGCGAGGAATTGGAGAACATTCTCTGCACCGCCCACCGGATCAAAGGAGCGGCAGCTTCGGTCGGTTTCCATCGGGCCTCGAAACTGGCTCATCTGATGGAAGATGTCCTTCAGATGCTGCTTGATCAGGGCAAGAGTCTTACCTCCGAGCTCAACGATTGGCTGCTGAGGGCCACGGATAGCCTTCGTGAATTCCTGGAACAGCTTCGCCAGGGAACAGCTCCCACGGTAGATTTCACGCCCGCTGCCGCAGCATTGCTGGCTTATCAGCAGGTGGTGGCGCAGGGGGTAAACCGGGCGGAACAGGTGAGTCGCCATTCTCCGGAAAATAACGAGGTTGCGCGCTCTGGACAGCCTCAACCGGAGGAGAACGCGTCGAATCAATGGCCGCCGGCTCAACTCCTGGAAAAAGCCCGTGAATTCGATCGAGCGGTCATTGTCGGCCGCGTCGAGCTGCAACCCGGTTTACAGTTGAGTGGACTGAAAGGCCAACTGCTCCACGAAAAACTCTGCCACATCGGCGAGGTCCTGGAATACATTCCTCCTGTCGACGAACTGGAAGATCGCGAGACCCTTCCTGCCGTAGAGTTCATCGTCGCCACCGAGAGATCCCTGGAGGAAGTAACCCAGGTGCTCCGCGTGGGAGGGGTGCGGGGCATTAAACTGCATCCACTCACTCCCGAACGGGTTGTCTCTCCAGGCAATGCAGCAGTTGGGAACAGCAAATCAGACGGGGTTGTGCGCGGCGGGGCAGCACAGGCAGCAGTAAAAGGGAACACGGGCCTGCCGATTTCTTCAACCCATCCAGATGACCAGGGAAACACCAAGGCGAAAACCGCGGAATCGGCCAAGAGTGTGGAAACACTCCGCGTGGACATTGAGCGTCTGGATCAGCTCATGAACCTGGCCGGCCAGCTTGTGATCACACGCGCAAGGCTGACTGAACTGTCGGAAAAGCTCAAACAGCGGTTCCACGGTAATCGGGCTGTTCAGATACTGCGCGGCGTGAAAGACTCCCTGGAAAGGCTTGCCGCCTGGTCAGACGTTGATGGGCCATCGCGCAATTCAGCAGGTCTCAGCCGCCTTTCCTGGAATCGGCTGGAGAAAGAGCTGGACCTGCTCAGCCAGGAACTGGAAGCAGTTGCCGAAGCCCGCGTCGCTGTCAACCAGCTTATGGAGGCCGTCCATCAGCTCGATCGTGTCACGGATGGAATACAACGGGCGGTGATGGAGACGCGGATGGTGCCCATCGGGCCACTCTTCAATCGGTTTAAACGGGTGGTCCGCGATGTGACCCGTCTGAATGGGAAACACATCCAGCTCGTGATCAATGGAGAAAAAACCGAGCTTGATAAACGGATGATCGATGAACTGGGCGATCCGCTCATCCATCTGGTCCGCAATGCCGCGGACCACGGAATTGAGCCGCCAGAAGTGCGGGCAAAGCTGGGCAAACCGCCGGTCGGAACCATCACGCTCAACGCTTTCCATCGTGGGAACTCCATCGTGATTGAAGTGAGCGATGATGGGAAGGGGCTGGATGCCGATCGGATTCTCAAGAAAGCCCTCGATCGCAATCTCATCAGTCCTGCCCAGGCAGAAAAAATGTCTCGCGAGGAGATTTACCAGCTCATTTTTCTGCCCGGCCTGAGTACCGCCGAGAAAGTCACGGAGGTCTCCGGCCGCGGAATGGGCATGGACATCGTCAAAGCCAAGATCGAAGAACTGAGCGGTGCCATTGAACTGGCGAGTGAACCGGGCGTGGGAACAAAGGTCACCATCAAGTTACCGCTCACCCTGGCGATCTTGCCTAGCCTGCTGGTGCGGATTGACGGTGACGTCTTCGCCATGCCCATCGAGGCAGTGCGTGAGATCGTGGCCGCCCGTCGTGATAACCTGACGACCGTCCACGGGATGAAAACCGCCCGCATTAGGGACCGCGTCATTTCGGTCATTGAGCTGGGAGAGGTGTTTGCCTCGCACTGCTATGGGTCGTGTTTCGGGGATGGTTCCCGCGAAGAAACAACCCTGGTTGTTTTAGGTGACGAGGAGCACGAAGTCGGGCTGGTGGTGGACGAGGTCCTCGGCGAAGAGGATGTCGTCATCAAATCGATCGCTGAAAACTATCGCAATATCCCGGGTATTGCCGGGGCGAGCATTCTGGGGAACGGCCGCGTGTCGCTCATTCTCGACGTGGCCGCCCTTTTGGGCATGATCGGACGTCGGAGTGCGGCATATTCATGA
- a CDS encoding cytochrome-c peroxidase, which produces MLQKTLSRWLVCLIAVAFLTGCPKPATERGQKPAAHTTGPAASEATPSTAESAAPSTTEAAPQPSEAQPAEQPQQPAPSEEAAKPETQETAPAPAQQEAMPAPEMTSPATESQPAQPAAPQESAEKPKEEAPSPAEKPAESAPAGAQSAAPQGTPYEVKVPLGLPPLPIPEDNPMTVEKIELGKMLYFDKRVSADGSVSCATCHDPNMAWAEHTPTSKGIHGQVGTRNAPTVINAAYATSQFWDGRAKTLEEQALGPVANPIEMGHTIEGMVQTLDGIPQYKELFQKVFGTGVTPENFAKAIAAFERTVLSGNSPYDRYRAGDQNALTEAQKRGLKVFEESGCADCHTPPLFSSYEFYNAGVGMNKEKPDEGRKAVTGKDEDFGKFRVPSLREVANTAPYFHDGSAATLEEAVAVMAAGGIDNPHRSEEFDTVREAKITPEQQKDLVEFLKALSGEFPKVEPPQLP; this is translated from the coding sequence ATGCTGCAGAAAACACTTTCCCGATGGCTTGTGTGTTTGATCGCTGTCGCTTTCCTGACCGGTTGTCCAAAACCTGCCACTGAGCGCGGGCAAAAACCGGCCGCGCATACAACAGGGCCCGCCGCAAGCGAAGCCACGCCGAGTACGGCCGAGTCCGCGGCGCCCTCAACAACTGAGGCAGCTCCTCAACCCAGTGAGGCACAACCGGCCGAGCAACCGCAGCAGCCGGCACCCTCCGAGGAGGCGGCGAAGCCTGAGACTCAGGAGACAGCCCCAGCTCCGGCGCAGCAGGAGGCCATGCCCGCTCCGGAAATGACCTCCCCAGCAACCGAGAGCCAACCTGCGCAACCCGCCGCGCCGCAGGAATCGGCGGAAAAACCCAAGGAAGAGGCCCCAAGTCCTGCTGAGAAGCCCGCTGAATCCGCGCCCGCCGGAGCGCAGAGCGCAGCCCCTCAGGGAACTCCGTACGAAGTTAAAGTACCGCTGGGGCTTCCCCCTCTCCCCATTCCGGAAGACAATCCCATGACCGTGGAGAAAATCGAGCTGGGCAAGATGTTGTACTTTGATAAGCGCGTCAGTGCGGATGGCTCAGTCTCCTGCGCGACGTGCCACGATCCAAACATGGCCTGGGCGGAACACACGCCAACGAGCAAGGGCATCCACGGCCAGGTAGGCACCCGCAATGCCCCCACCGTTATCAATGCCGCCTATGCAACCTCGCAGTTCTGGGATGGTCGAGCGAAAACCCTCGAGGAGCAAGCGCTGGGACCGGTAGCCAATCCGATCGAGATGGGCCACACCATCGAGGGGATGGTGCAGACACTGGACGGGATTCCCCAGTATAAGGAGCTGTTTCAGAAAGTGTTCGGAACAGGGGTCACGCCGGAGAATTTCGCCAAGGCCATCGCCGCTTTTGAACGCACGGTGCTGAGCGGCAATTCACCGTATGACCGGTATCGGGCGGGTGATCAAAACGCCCTCACCGAGGCGCAGAAGCGCGGGCTTAAGGTGTTTGAAGAATCTGGCTGTGCGGACTGCCACACCCCACCCCTTTTCAGCAGCTATGAGTTCTACAACGCGGGTGTGGGCATGAACAAGGAAAAGCCGGACGAAGGCCGCAAGGCCGTCACGGGAAAGGATGAGGATTTCGGCAAGTTCCGTGTTCCCAGCCTGCGAGAGGTTGCCAACACGGCTCCGTATTTCCACGACGGCAGTGCCGCCACACTTGAGGAAGCGGTCGCCGTGATGGCGGCGGGTGGAATTGATAATCCCCACCGATCCGAGGAGTTCGACACCGTTCGAGAAGCCAAGATCACTCCCGAGCAACAGAAGGACCTTGTGGAGTTCCTGAAGGCCCTTTCCGGCGAATTTCCCAAAGTTGAGCCGCCCCAACTGCCGTAA
- a CDS encoding sigma-70 family RNA polymerase sigma factor, translating into MSLSEENSPSLSDEQLLEDARKGDFSAFEALVNRYERRIYALARRIVSRPHDAEEVVQQTFLTLLEHLDDFRGDSAFSTWLLRIATNHALALLRRQAVRATLPLEGGSHVNEENGLPLPQAIAEWRESPEEILARKETRELVENALQSLDEKYRLVFVLRDIEGLSTAETARLLNISEANAKIRLMRARLMLREKLTHLFGDPEKAYAPHHHDELDDAAGN; encoded by the coding sequence ATGAGCCTGTCTGAAGAAAACTCTCCGTCACTATCGGACGAACAGCTTCTGGAGGATGCCCGAAAGGGCGACTTCAGCGCATTCGAGGCTTTGGTGAACCGGTACGAGCGCCGAATCTACGCCCTCGCCCGGCGGATCGTGTCGCGTCCTCATGACGCCGAAGAGGTCGTTCAGCAGACGTTTCTGACACTGCTTGAGCACCTGGATGATTTTCGCGGAGACTCGGCCTTTTCCACGTGGTTGCTGCGGATCGCCACCAATCACGCGCTGGCACTCCTGAGACGGCAGGCTGTGCGTGCCACTCTCCCCCTGGAAGGCGGTTCCCACGTGAACGAAGAGAACGGTCTTCCATTACCGCAGGCCATCGCCGAGTGGCGGGAAAGTCCTGAGGAAATCCTTGCGCGAAAAGAGACCCGGGAGCTCGTGGAAAACGCCCTCCAATCCCTCGATGAGAAGTATCGTCTGGTTTTTGTGCTGCGGGATATCGAGGGCCTGTCCACGGCGGAGACGGCGAGACTGCTCAATATCAGCGAAGCGAACGCGAAGATCCGCTTGATGCGGGCACGGCTGATGCTTCGCGAAAAACTCACACACCTGTTCGGGGATCCCGAAAAGGCCTATGCTCCCCACCATCACGACGAGTTGGACGACGCGGCGGGGAATTAA
- a CDS encoding chemotaxis protein CheC codes for MTSTVATNRAEIFRPLFAAATYDASAAMCRWTDGLITLTLDEVREIPLHSVTSELGFGDDLLTMVILGVESDPGTVLILTFDEDNARQLAATLTRRVRNTSPEWDELEISALTETGNILGCAYMNALTRLLGRAIIPSPPYFVRDYFASVIQQALVEQAAASDMALIGRTGFHREGEALNWHVLFVPSPEFRRMLENAIAIKPKN; via the coding sequence ATGACCAGCACCGTTGCAACCAACCGAGCAGAAATCTTTCGTCCCCTCTTTGCCGCTGCCACTTATGATGCGTCAGCGGCGATGTGCCGGTGGACGGATGGATTGATCACCCTGACTCTCGATGAGGTGCGGGAAATCCCGCTTCATTCAGTGACCAGCGAACTCGGATTCGGCGATGACCTCCTCACCATGGTGATCCTGGGGGTCGAATCGGATCCGGGCACCGTGCTGATCCTCACTTTCGACGAGGATAACGCTCGACAACTGGCGGCCACTTTAACCCGACGCGTTCGCAACACCAGTCCCGAATGGGATGAACTGGAGATTTCGGCGCTTACGGAAACAGGCAACATCTTGGGATGTGCCTACATGAACGCATTGACCCGATTGCTCGGCCGTGCCATCATCCCCAGTCCGCCGTATTTCGTACGCGATTATTTTGCCAGCGTCATCCAGCAGGCCCTGGTAGAGCAGGCTGCCGCATCGGATATGGCGCTCATTGGTCGGACCGGGTTCCATCGTGAAGGGGAGGCCCTGAACTGGCACGTGCTTTTCGTGCCATCTCCAGAATTCCGTCGGATGCTGGAAAATGCCATCGCCATCAAACCGAAGAACTGA